The Thermoclostridium stercorarium subsp. stercorarium DSM 8532 genome contains a region encoding:
- a CDS encoding helix-turn-helix domain-containing protein, with protein MKLSASTVKARLVIICILLGTIPAIIVGGFSTYRGSKSVQDKVNEGNMRNLVQVRMSVEQLLYTADHILAQFVETPAVKSSLHVELQGENFYIFNTVEDAINNLPTYSLGASEICFVNLEKNWVIDNSGIYRLEDYQDKSFLEELVRKPGTSFWIGDLSIGLGNTGDESSGECVWLVKKWPFFTEKPSCMAIMKIPYGQFSNLISENIELGKVMVISADGLVIAHNDKEEVGKDYNDVVYYRKAREQAGDQGRFTIEMDNVKYSINYLKSSYNNWVYLSITSIAEISKDSRAIVWFTFIACLTVIVVVNVAAFFISDRFYKPIQKLYNMVVKVPDRKDPAGRNRDEFSLIEERLNFLMKDNYRLNKQLSIQSDQLKEYFILQLILRDLDRDFIESRIKLYGFPVLTEPVCVLVARIDTFEGTIYQKEDMDLMLFAVNNIVGEILESIIVLKPIVVEEYQVTIIKVSNDTGNMKEIAFSATEKIRDTVKKTLNLSVSIGISDPVTGYGDISKAYYECIEALKHQISLGYGAIIFYHDIRNSSSLKPVFPEKLEEELLNAVKSCSSDKAKELLHQFIDRIFMVEASRHEYQTSLVRLLTDLLQILKDNGQSYDVVVKDGISPYEQLFALKTAGEIERWFFEEIIVPVIGNIEQSDKNQYKKIVEQVLNIIHEEFHTELTLEDCAARLNYHPSYIRRILKNEAGIVFSEYLAQYRIDMAKKWLIETDMKISDIAEKLKYKNAENFIRFFKKYTGMTPGKYRELNK; from the coding sequence ATGAAACTATCCGCTTCAACCGTTAAAGCACGGCTTGTGATAATCTGCATACTTCTTGGCACAATACCCGCCATTATTGTCGGAGGCTTCTCTACATACAGGGGTTCGAAATCGGTTCAGGACAAGGTTAATGAGGGGAATATGAGAAATCTTGTTCAGGTTAGGATGTCGGTGGAGCAGCTCCTTTATACAGCCGACCATATTCTGGCTCAGTTTGTTGAAACTCCTGCCGTTAAATCCAGTTTGCACGTAGAGCTGCAGGGAGAGAATTTTTATATTTTCAATACCGTTGAAGACGCTATTAACAACCTTCCAACATACAGTCTGGGAGCAAGCGAAATTTGCTTTGTAAATCTTGAAAAAAACTGGGTTATTGATAACAGCGGAATATACAGACTTGAAGATTATCAGGATAAAAGTTTTCTGGAGGAGCTGGTAAGAAAACCAGGCACATCTTTCTGGATTGGTGATCTCAGTATAGGCTTAGGCAATACCGGGGATGAAAGTTCAGGAGAATGTGTGTGGCTGGTGAAAAAATGGCCTTTTTTTACCGAAAAGCCGTCATGTATGGCCATTATGAAAATTCCCTACGGCCAGTTCTCAAACCTGATATCTGAAAACATAGAGCTGGGAAAAGTGATGGTAATAAGCGCAGATGGCCTTGTAATCGCTCATAATGACAAGGAAGAGGTGGGGAAGGACTATAATGACGTGGTTTATTACCGGAAGGCAAGGGAACAGGCAGGTGACCAGGGAAGGTTTACAATTGAGATGGACAATGTGAAATACAGCATTAACTATCTTAAATCCTCATACAATAATTGGGTATATCTTTCAATTACATCCATTGCCGAGATATCCAAAGACTCGAGGGCGATAGTCTGGTTTACATTTATTGCCTGTCTTACGGTCATAGTAGTGGTCAATGTGGCGGCGTTTTTTATTTCAGACCGCTTTTATAAGCCTATTCAGAAACTTTACAACATGGTTGTGAAAGTACCTGACAGAAAGGACCCGGCCGGCAGAAATCGGGATGAATTCAGCCTTATTGAGGAACGCCTGAATTTCCTGATGAAGGATAATTACAGGCTGAATAAGCAGTTGTCTATACAGTCCGATCAGTTGAAGGAGTATTTTATTCTCCAGCTTATTCTTCGCGACCTGGACAGGGATTTTATAGAATCAAGGATCAAATTATACGGATTTCCGGTGCTGACCGAACCCGTTTGTGTTCTTGTAGCGAGGATTGATACATTTGAAGGCACTATTTATCAGAAAGAAGACATGGATTTAATGCTGTTTGCCGTTAATAATATAGTGGGTGAAATTCTTGAGAGTATAATCGTACTGAAACCAATTGTGGTTGAGGAATATCAGGTTACAATAATAAAGGTAAGTAATGATACCGGAAACATGAAGGAAATTGCGTTCTCGGCTACCGAAAAAATTCGGGATACCGTAAAAAAGACGCTAAATCTTTCGGTAAGCATAGGCATAAGCGATCCTGTTACCGGTTACGGAGATATAAGCAAGGCTTACTACGAATGCATTGAAGCTTTGAAACACCAAATCAGTCTTGGTTACGGAGCCATCATATTTTATCATGACATTCGGAATTCAAGCAGTCTGAAACCCGTATTCCCCGAAAAACTTGAGGAGGAGCTGCTTAATGCAGTGAAAAGCTGCTCTTCTGACAAGGCAAAAGAATTATTGCACCAGTTTATTGACAGGATATTTATGGTCGAAGCGTCAAGACATGAATATCAGACGTCTCTTGTGCGTCTTTTGACCGATTTGCTGCAAATTCTTAAAGACAACGGACAGTCATATGATGTTGTCGTTAAAGACGGTATATCGCCGTATGAACAGTTGTTTGCGTTAAAAACTGCAGGCGAGATTGAAAGGTGGTTTTTTGAGGAAATAATTGTGCCTGTTATCGGGAATATTGAGCAGTCTGATAAAAATCAATACAAGAAGATAGTTGAACAGGTGCTGAATATAATTCACGAAGAGTTCCATACCGAACTTACCCTTGAGGATTGCGCGGCGAGGCTTAATTACCATCCAAGCTATATAAGACGGATACTGAAAAACGAAGCGGGCATAGTGTTCAGTGAATATTTGGCTCAGTACAGAATTGACATGGCTAAAAAATGGCTGATTGAAACTGACATGAAAATATCTGATATCGCTGAAAAACTTAAATACAAAAATGCGGAAAACTTTATAAGATTTTTCAAAAAATATACCGGTATGACCCCGGGAAAATACAGAGAATTAAATAAATAA
- a CDS encoding ABC transporter permease, giving the protein MNGTSLQVAGKKGSKPKKILTMIKKDIWLYILLIPGVLHYIIFKYLPMWGILIAFKDYNAYLGFFDSPWVGFKHFSEFFSNPDFKRLLSNTLIISFYNLIFGFPAPIIMALMLNEVRKEWYKRTIQTLVYIPHFISWVIIASLTYTIFNSQGVINKYMIQMGRESTIPFLTDSRYFRAMIVGQTIWKETGFGTIIYLAALSNVDPQLYEAAIIDGANRFRQLWHITLPAIRSTVVTLLILRLGHILDNGFDQIFLMSNSLNRKVSEVFDTYVYIIGITKGAFSYSTAVGLFKGVIGIILIYSANWLAKKVGESGIL; this is encoded by the coding sequence TTGAACGGAACGTCGTTACAGGTGGCCGGGAAAAAAGGAAGCAAACCGAAGAAAATACTTACCATGATAAAAAAGGATATCTGGCTTTACATTCTGTTAATTCCCGGCGTATTGCACTATATCATATTTAAGTATTTGCCGATGTGGGGTATATTGATTGCCTTTAAGGACTATAACGCGTACCTGGGTTTTTTCGACAGCCCATGGGTTGGTTTCAAGCATTTTAGTGAATTTTTTTCCAATCCTGATTTTAAACGGCTTTTGTCAAATACACTTATTATATCTTTTTATAACCTGATTTTCGGATTTCCTGCTCCGATCATTATGGCTCTGATGCTCAATGAGGTAAGGAAGGAATGGTATAAGAGAACCATTCAGACGCTGGTTTACATACCTCACTTCATTTCGTGGGTTATAATTGCGAGCCTGACATACACAATATTCAACTCGCAGGGAGTAATTAACAAATATATGATCCAGATGGGGCGCGAAAGTACGATACCATTCCTTACCGACAGTAGATATTTCAGAGCTATGATAGTAGGGCAGACGATATGGAAAGAGACCGGTTTCGGTACGATAATTTATTTGGCTGCTTTGTCAAATGTTGATCCACAATTGTATGAAGCTGCTATTATAGACGGCGCAAACAGATTCAGACAGTTATGGCATATTACTTTACCGGCTATCAGAAGCACGGTTGTAACGCTTTTAATATTAAGGCTCGGGCATATCCTGGACAACGGGTTCGACCAGATATTCCTCATGAGCAATTCACTGAACAGAAAAGTATCCGAAGTGTTTGACACTTATGTATATATAATAGGTATTACTAAAGGTGCGTTCAGTTATTCCACCGCCGTGGGTTTGTTTAAAGGAGTTATAGGTATCATACTTATTTATTCGGCAAACTGGCTTGCAAAAAAGGTCGGCGAATCGGGAATTCTGTAA
- a CDS encoding carbohydrate ABC transporter permease, with translation MKYKKSLLSRIFDVFNYTFLGLFACTAILPFLYVLACSFSSEKEILERPFYIIPRNVQLAAYKYIFSSPTLPRAFMISVFVTITGAATAMFLTLTLAYPLSKKYLLGRKVLLSLISFTLVFGGGMIPTFLVIKDLGMLNKFWALILPGAISTWNLLVVKNFFQELPQELEDSARVDGCSSLGTFIRIVLPLSMPVIATFTLFYAVGYWNDYRSSLLYITDNKKWPLQLVLRQIVLMAAGNIDGATFDAAYTQPPLEASKNAVIVFGTVPILVVYPFLQKHFVKGIMIGAIKG, from the coding sequence ATGAAATATAAAAAGTCGCTGCTTTCAAGAATCTTTGACGTTTTTAACTATACATTCCTGGGGCTTTTTGCCTGTACGGCAATACTTCCTTTCCTGTACGTGCTGGCCTGCTCCTTTTCATCTGAAAAGGAGATACTTGAAAGACCGTTTTACATCATACCCAGGAATGTTCAACTGGCCGCCTATAAATATATTTTTTCATCCCCTACGCTGCCAAGGGCTTTCATGATTTCGGTATTTGTCACGATAACGGGTGCCGCCACCGCAATGTTTCTTACTCTTACGCTGGCATATCCGCTGTCAAAAAAATATCTCTTAGGCAGGAAGGTGCTGCTTTCACTTATTTCGTTTACACTGGTTTTCGGCGGCGGGATGATTCCGACATTCCTGGTTATCAAGGATCTTGGAATGTTAAACAAATTTTGGGCATTAATACTGCCGGGTGCGATAAGTACATGGAATTTGCTTGTTGTTAAAAATTTCTTCCAGGAACTTCCTCAGGAGCTGGAAGACTCAGCAAGAGTCGATGGCTGCAGTTCGCTGGGAACATTCATAAGGATTGTGCTTCCGCTCTCGATGCCGGTTATTGCCACATTCACATTGTTTTATGCGGTAGGATACTGGAATGATTACAGAAGTTCCCTTCTTTATATTACCGACAACAAAAAGTGGCCGCTGCAACTGGTGCTGAGGCAGATTGTTCTTATGGCTGCGGGTAATATAGATGGTGCGACTTTTGACGCAGCATACACTCAGCCGCCTCTGGAGGCTTCGAAAAATGCGGTAATTGTTTTTGGTACAGTTCCCATTCTTGTCGTGTATCCGTTCCTGCAGAAACATTTCGTAAAAGGAATAATGATTGGAGCTATAAAGGGTTAA
- a CDS encoding extracellular solute-binding protein, translated as MRRKISILCLVLAVIFALSACSGSKTSNSNTTPTQGAQQGDTSQPTKPAEKKKEIGILAITFTGTPIADNEPAVLALEELTGYDIKLEFLLNSAYEDQLNTRMAAGNLPALVVITGKTASVINYCRAGAFWDITDEYKKYPNLAKANEIVMNNISIDGRIYGIYRARPLGRNGISYRKDWLENLGLEEPKTMDDLYNVLKAFTYNDPDGNNVNDTYGMTWCKYYGPLDQISVALGAPNKWKVEDDGTFVPDFDTPEYMEAMKYMRKLYEEGLINRDYAALETSDWTKDFQNGKSGVHIDVSDQAWRFQKKFIEMGMDDDIVWVMGMPEGPFGKRILPTSGHAGFVAISKAGAPTEEDMRDALNFLDLCNTKEAQNILNFGVEGIHYDLTEEGYVKRRQFDQDPMEGFNQFMTNVVDGLLLMEEMTPVQKRREEVILENIPYCVANPAEPLTSSTYANKGAQLDQMITDARNQFIAGQLDEAGFKAVVQEWYAQGGKQICEEYAEAYRAAHGN; from the coding sequence ATGAGAAGAAAGATCAGCATTCTTTGTCTGGTATTGGCCGTTATTTTTGCCCTGTCGGCATGTTCCGGCTCAAAAACAAGCAATTCGAACACCACGCCGACACAGGGGGCACAACAGGGCGATACCAGTCAGCCTACAAAACCGGCGGAAAAGAAAAAAGAAATCGGTATTTTGGCAATTACTTTTACCGGAACACCGATTGCCGATAATGAACCTGCCGTGTTAGCACTGGAGGAACTTACAGGTTATGATATTAAACTGGAATTCCTTCTGAACTCCGCATATGAGGATCAGCTTAATACAAGAATGGCGGCAGGAAATCTTCCCGCGCTGGTGGTAATCACCGGAAAGACTGCAAGCGTAATAAATTACTGCCGTGCAGGAGCTTTCTGGGATATTACCGATGAATACAAAAAATATCCCAACCTTGCAAAGGCAAACGAAATTGTTATGAATAACATTTCAATTGACGGAAGAATTTACGGAATTTACAGGGCAAGGCCTCTGGGAAGAAACGGTATATCCTACAGAAAAGACTGGCTGGAGAATTTAGGACTTGAAGAACCGAAAACTATGGACGACCTGTACAATGTTCTTAAGGCATTTACTTACAACGATCCGGACGGAAACAATGTAAATGACACCTACGGTATGACCTGGTGCAAATACTACGGGCCGCTGGATCAGATTTCTGTAGCTTTGGGCGCGCCGAACAAGTGGAAGGTCGAAGATGACGGAACTTTTGTACCCGATTTCGATACTCCTGAGTATATGGAAGCCATGAAGTATATGAGAAAACTCTATGAAGAAGGATTAATCAACAGAGACTATGCCGCTTTGGAGACATCCGACTGGACGAAGGACTTCCAGAACGGGAAATCGGGTGTTCATATCGACGTTAGCGACCAGGCATGGCGTTTCCAGAAGAAATTCATTGAAATGGGCATGGATGACGACATAGTATGGGTAATGGGAATGCCTGAAGGACCTTTTGGAAAGAGAATTCTGCCCACATCCGGTCACGCAGGTTTCGTAGCAATAAGCAAAGCTGGAGCTCCTACCGAAGAAGATATGAGGGATGCGCTGAATTTCCTCGATCTTTGCAATACCAAGGAAGCTCAGAATATCCTCAACTTTGGTGTTGAAGGCATACACTATGATCTGACCGAGGAAGGATATGTAAAGAGAAGACAGTTTGATCAGGATCCGATGGAAGGATTCAATCAGTTTATGACCAATGTGGTTGACGGGCTTCTGCTTATGGAAGAAATGACACCCGTACAGAAGCGTCGTGAAGAGGTTATCCTTGAAAATATCCCGTACTGCGTTGCAAATCCGGCAGAGCCGCTTACTTCAAGTACGTATGCCAATAAAGGTGCTCAGCTGGATCAGATGATTACCGACGCAAGGAACCAGTTCATTGCCGGACAGCTTGATGAAGCCGGATTCAAGGCTGTTGTTCAGGAATGGTACGCTCAGGGCGGTAAGCAGATTTGCGAGGAATATGCTGAGGCGTACAGAGCGGCTCACGGAAATTAA